Proteins from a single region of Budorcas taxicolor isolate Tak-1 chromosome 11, Takin1.1, whole genome shotgun sequence:
- the PTGDS gene encoding prostaglandin-H2 D-isomerase translates to MATPNRPWMGLLLLGVLGILQTPAPTEAALQPNFEEDKFLGRWFTSGLASNSSWFLEKKKALSMCKSEVAPAADGGLNLTSTFLRKDQCETRTLLLRPAGPPGCYSYTSPHWSSTHEVSVAETDYETYALLYTESVRGPGPGSLMATLYSRTQTPRAEVKEKFTTFARSLGFTEEGIVFLPKTDKCLEVHT, encoded by the exons ATGGCCACTCCGAACAGGCCGTGGATGGGGCTGCTCCTGCTGGGGGTCCTGGGGATCCTGCAGACCCCAGCCCCCACCGAGGCCGCCCTGCAGCCCAACTTCGAAGAGGACAAG TTCCTGGGACGCTGGTTCACCTCCGGCCTTGCCTCCAACTCGAGCTGGTTCCTGGAGAAGAAGAAGGCGCTGTCCATGTGCAAGTCTGAGGTGGCCCCTGCGGCGGATGGCGGCCTCAACCTCACCTCTACCTTCCTCAG GAAAGACCAGTGTGAGACCCGGACCTTACTGCTGCGGCCGGCCGGCCCCCCAGGCTGCTACAGCTACACCAGCCCTC ACTGGAGCAGCACCCACGAGGTGTCGGTGGCGGAGACGGACTACGAGACGTACGCCCTGCTCTACACCGAGAGTGTCCGGGGCCCGGGGCCGGGCTCCCTCATGGCCACGCTCTACA GCCGCACCCAGACCCCCAGAGCCGAAGTCAAGGAAAAGTTCACCACCTTCGCCAGGAGCCTGGGCTTCACAGAGGAAGGCATTGTGTTCCTGCCCAAGACTG ACAAGTGCTTGGAGGTGCACACATAG
- the LCNL1 gene encoding lipocalin-like 1 protein, with amino-acid sequence MLQTLLISGTLALLAAAPGQAQVPIQADFDASQFQGPWYVVGAVSDDQGFLDAKDNMKMPVVLVTSLANGNLGIKFGFPTPDGGCQETDSTFTKGAVDGQFSNVAMAQTDIRVAFTDYKHFAVMYFETQKGGAKDIWLQLYGG; translated from the exons ATGCTGCAGACGCTGCTGATCAGCGGGACCCTCGCCCTACTCGCTGCAGCCCCAGGCCAGGCCCAGGTCCCCATCCAGGCTGACTTCGATGCCAGCCAG TTCCAGGGCCCCTGGTACGTGGTTGGGGCGGTGTCGGACGACCAGGGCTTCCTGGACGCTAAGGACAACATGAAGATGCCCGTGGTCTTGGTGACCTCCTTGGCTAACGGCAACCTGGGCATCAAGTTTGGGTTCCCCAC GCCCGATGGCGGGTGCCAGGAGACGGACAGCACCTTCACCAAGGGGGCCGTGGACGGGCAGTTCAGCAACGTGG CTATGGCCCAGACCGACATCAGGGTGGCTTTCACCGACTACAAGCACTTCGCCGTCATGTACTTCGAGACTCAGAAGGGGGGTGCAAAGGACATCTGGCTGCAGCTCTACGGTGGGTGA